One Urechidicola croceus genomic window, TAAAACGGGGTTTTGACCGAGACAAATTTTTTGAGAAAGCCGAAAAATCCTTTGACAAGTCTTTTGGCTACAAACGCAATTTTGCCGAGACCTACAAAGCACGGAAGGATTTTGTAAAAAGCCCAAATCTATATTTCGCAGCTTTAATGAAATTACCAGCCAACGAAAAAGCATTAGCGTTTAAAATGATTACCAAATCAGGATTACCGATAGTGCCAAGTATTCCAGTTAGTCAAACACAAATCGCACTTCGGATTTTCAAACGATTAAGACGTGGTGCAGAAGTGGCCATCAAATCAAGTTCAATAGGAATTTAGGGTATGGAAATAGACAATCTCATAACGATACTTTCAATTATTGGTGTGGCCAGTATGGTTTTTTATGCGATGTTTCGAGTGAGCAAGTATGCGCTTTTCTTGAATTTTATAATGCTTTCGTGCTTGGTTTTCTATTTAACTGAAGTGAACGAATTAGTATCTATATTGCTATATCTGGTATGCCCTCTAATGCTAATTAATATAGGATTGTATGTTTTTCTGCATAAAACTGAAACCGTCCAAAATGGCAATAGAAAGTATCAAGTCAATTTTGCTACGACTAAAGGAAATTTCAAGTTAGATAATATTAAACGTGGCGCATCCATCATTGGTTCTGCTGGAAGTGGAAAGACCGAAAGTGTCGTTTATGGATTTCTCAAACATTTCCGGAAAGAGCACTTTTGTGGAATCATTCACGACTACAAGGATTTTGAACTGACTGAAATGGCTTATCCTCTTTTTAAGGATAGCGATATCCCGTTTAAGGTTATTTCCTTCGATAAAATCATCCATAGGGTAAATCCTATTGCGCCACGCTATTTAGAGAACGAGGAAAGCGTAAACGAAGTCTCACGTGTATTAATCGAAAACCTTTTAGAACAAAGAGAAAGCGGAACTACAGGAACAACAAAATTCTTTAACGATGCAGCTGAAGGTTTGATTGGTGGATTGATTTGGAAACTGAAATGCGATTATCCCAAATACTGTACGCTGCCACATTTGATTGCCATTTATCAAATGCTCGATACCGATAGCCTTATCCAATTTCTGGAAACCAACACCACATCAAGAGCGATGGCAGATGCTTTTATTAGCGGAAAAGATTCGGATAGGCAGACGGCTGGTGTTAAAAGCACTTTGGCGAATGCGCTGAAACGAATTAGTACACAACGTATTTTTATGGTATTATCCGCAGACGAAGTGCCATTGAATATCAATAGCGAGGAAAACCCTGCAATCATTTCGGTAGTGAACAATCCAAAATATGAAACATCCTATTCGCCAGTCATCGCCACGATTATTCACACTATAACCAAGCAAATGAGTATTCGTAACAGTAAGCCTTCATTTCTCTTGATGGAAGAAGCGCCTACCATTCGATTGTTGAATATGCACCGTATTCCTGCGACACTTCGGAGCTATAATATTTCTACGATTTACGTAATGCAGGACAAAATACAAAACGATATGATGTATGGCGATAAAGCGAGCAAAGCAATTTTGAGCAACCTGTCCTACCAGTTTTTCGGCAAGGTCAACGACCCAGACACGGCTAAATATTACGAACGCTTTTTTGAAATTATTAAGGATCCTACCAAGAGTATAAGTCGAGGACATAACCTTGATTTTGATACCCGAATTACTACTGGAGAAAAAGAGATTCCAAAGATAAGAGCCGATGTCTTTTTTAGATTAAAACAGGGCGAGTTTATTACGTATGCGGATGGGAAGGATAAGAAAGTACAGTTTAAATTACAGCAAATTAAAAGAGAACTTCCCGAAGAATCTAAACAGTGTCCACAGGCAGATTTGGAGGCTAACTTTGAACTGGTTTATGAGGAAGCGAAGTCGATTTTTAAAGGTTAAATAAATTTTCATTTCTATTTTTTTATTCTTACAGAATGAAAGTCTATTATCTTTTCTAGGGTTAATAGTATTTACCTTTTATCTTAGTAAAATTATTTACAATATAAAAATTGGAACAATTTGACTAAATATAAAAGCTACGATATACTAAATGAATCGTTCATAGATGAAGTAAAAAATTTGGTAAGAGAGGAATTCTTCAATCACTACTATTTAATAAACATTATAGCCGAAGTTTTTGAAAGACGTGCTCAATTTGACGAAGCATATATAGTTCAAGACTCTTTGGATTCTTGGATTATTGGATTTTCGGCATTTGGCAACTATCTTTTGTATGGTAAAAACTGGACTGAAAGTCAGGTTAAGATTTCAATTAAAAATATAGAAGAATCAAATATCGAAAATGGATTTCATCTTGCTGGAACTTTTGACCTTTTGCAAGAAATAAAATCTAAAGTATCTATTGAAAATAAGGTTTTTAAGGAAAGAATCTTTTATAGTTGTAAGGAACTGGTTCAGCATAATGGAAACATAGATGTTAATATAGGTTATGGCAAAATGGGCTATCATCAAGAAATCACAAAAATGGTTTGTGATTATTTTGAATATGAATATAAGGGTACTAATAACAAGGAGTTTTCGGAAATATTACCACAAACGTATAATCAAATCCTAAATAGAACTATTTGGCAGATAACTGACTCAAATGAGATAATTGGATTTTGTTCAATAATTGAAACTACTGTAGGTTTGCCAATAGTCGGTTCGTTTTTTATCAAGGAAAGCCATCGTAAAAGAGGTTATGGTTCAGAGCTTCTTAATAAAGTAACCCAAAACCTTCTCAAAGAAAACAGTGAGGTTTGGCTTATGTCTGATATGAATGATATTGGTTCAAACAAGATATTTGTTAAGCTTGGGTATAAGCCTGTTTACCAGACTGGCGATTACATTATCCATCAAAAAAAATAAAAATGTGCTATGGAAAATTATTTAGGACTCATAATTGCCGTCGAAAATTACACAGACCCCAAAATGCCGAAAGTAAAATTCGCCAATAATGATGCTGAAAAATTTAAAAAATGTTTGGTTGACTTAGGATGCGATAGTGCTAATTTAGAATTGCTTAAAGATTCGAACCCAACCAAGACGACAATAGAAAACAAGGTTAAAAAGATTGCACGAGCTGCTCGTATTCAAGACACAATTATATTGTATTATGCTGGTCACGGATTTAATGAGAATGGTAAAAATACAATATCTGGTGTAGATACAGAATTAGATAGTATTGAACCTACAACCATACCAATCACCAAAATAATATCATCATTTGAACAGAGCGAATCTAAAAGGGTTGTTGTGTTTTTA contains:
- a CDS encoding type IV secretory system conjugative DNA transfer family protein → MEIDNLITILSIIGVASMVFYAMFRVSKYALFLNFIMLSCLVFYLTEVNELVSILLYLVCPLMLINIGLYVFLHKTETVQNGNRKYQVNFATTKGNFKLDNIKRGASIIGSAGSGKTESVVYGFLKHFRKEHFCGIIHDYKDFELTEMAYPLFKDSDIPFKVISFDKIIHRVNPIAPRYLENEESVNEVSRVLIENLLEQRESGTTGTTKFFNDAAEGLIGGLIWKLKCDYPKYCTLPHLIAIYQMLDTDSLIQFLETNTTSRAMADAFISGKDSDRQTAGVKSTLANALKRISTQRIFMVLSADEVPLNINSEENPAIISVVNNPKYETSYSPVIATIIHTITKQMSIRNSKPSFLLMEEAPTIRLLNMHRIPATLRSYNISTIYVMQDKIQNDMMYGDKASKAILSNLSYQFFGKVNDPDTAKYYERFFEIIKDPTKSISRGHNLDFDTRITTGEKEIPKIRADVFFRLKQGEFITYADGKDKKVQFKLQQIKRELPEESKQCPQADLEANFELVYEEAKSIFKG
- a CDS encoding GNAT family N-acetyltransferase, with protein sequence MVREEFFNHYYLINIIAEVFERRAQFDEAYIVQDSLDSWIIGFSAFGNYLLYGKNWTESQVKISIKNIEESNIENGFHLAGTFDLLQEIKSKVSIENKVFKERIFYSCKELVQHNGNIDVNIGYGKMGYHQEITKMVCDYFEYEYKGTNNKEFSEILPQTYNQILNRTIWQITDSNEIIGFCSIIETTVGLPIVGSFFIKESHRKRGYGSELLNKVTQNLLKENSEVWLMSDMNDIGSNKIFVKLGYKPVYQTGDYIIHQKK